Proteins encoded together in one Microcebus murinus isolate Inina chromosome 16, M.murinus_Inina_mat1.0, whole genome shotgun sequence window:
- the EMILIN3 gene encoding EMILIN-3: MGERIVASAGLAQARYSRDAIFPRRALCAYVVHRNVTCVLQEGAESYVKAEYRQCGWGPKCPGTVTYRTVLRPKYKVGYKTVTDLAWRCCPGLTGERCPEHLTDHEATPPRLQPEPQIPSGQLGPGLRPPPYSRAAPSPHGRKGPGLFGKRLERLEGDVQRLAQTYGTLSGVVASQEDPNRVNGGPRAPSAPVGFGVIPEGLVDPGERPRLPPTPPLDEILTKVTEVSNTLQTKVQLLDEVHGLALGHEAHLQRLREAPPSPLTSLALLEEYVDRRLHRLWGSLLDGFEQKLQGVQSACDLRVQEVRQQCEEGQAASRRLHQSLDGRELALRRELSQLGSRLQGLSIAGGGSCCGHLAVISARMDSLERTLQAVTETQRAPGGPAGDELTRLSASMLEGGVDGLLEGLETFNGTESGVRGCCLRMEMEGWGVGGFRTMLEERMQSLEERLATLAGELSQGSAPPGRSARPVVQTELAVLEQRLVSLETSCIPSTTSAILDNLVAEVKGWQSRSEALLRQVASHAALLQQLNGTVAEVQGQLAEGTGSSLQGEITLLKVNLNSVSRSLTGLSDSVSQYSDAFSAANTSLDERERKVEAEVHAIQEEVSSQGSRLWAGHRQVLNLRGELEQLKAGVAKVAGGLSRCQDTAQELQHAVGHFDQRVAQVEGACRRLGELAAGLDSWPREGLWGHMDQLNRTLAQHTQDIARLRDDLLDCRAQLAEQARSGRAD, encoded by the exons ATGGGGGAAAGGATAGTAGCTTCTGCGGGCCTGGCTCAGGCCAGATATTCTAGGGACGCCATTTTCCCCCGTAGGGCCCTCTGTGCCTACGTGGTACACAGGAACGTGACCTGCGTCCTacaggagggagcagagagctACGTAAAGGCTGAGTACCGGCAGTGTGGATGGGGGCCCAAGTGCCCTGGGACAGTCAC GTACCGCACTGTGCTCAGACCCAAGTACAAGGTCGGATACAAGACAGTGACAGACCTCGCCTGGCGTTGCTGCCCTGGCCTCACTGGGGAACGCTGCCCTGAGCACCTTACGGACCACGAGGCCACCCCACCCCGGCTGCAGCCTGAGCCCCAGATTCCCTCGGGGCAGTTGGGCCCAGGCCTCAGGCCCCCTCCTTACAGCAGAGCAGCCCCCAGCCCTCACG gAAGGAAAGGTCCAGGGCTGTTTGGCAAGCGTCTGGAACGCCTGGAGGGTGATGTCCAGCGCCTGGCACAAACATATGGTACCCTCAGTGGTGTGGTGGCCAGCCAGGAGGACCCCAACAGGGTGAATGGTGGCCCCAGGGCTCCTTCTGCTCCTGTGGGCTTTGGGGTCATCCCTGAGGGGCTTGTGGATCCAGGAGAAAGACCCAGACTACCACCCACACCTCCCCTGGACGAGATCCTGACCAAGGTGACAGAGGTGAGCAACACGCTGCAGACCAAGGTGCAGCTGCTGGATGAGGTGCACGGGCTGGCACTGGGCCACGAGGCCCACCTGCAGCGGCTGAGGGAGGCCCCGCCATCCCCACTCACCTCCCTGGCACTGTTGGAGGAGTACGTGGACCGAAGGCTGCACCGCCTCTGGGGGAGCCTGCTGGACGGCTTCGAGCAGAAGCTGCAAGGCGTCCAGAGTGCGTGCGACCTGCGGGTGCAGGAGGTGCGGCAGCAGTGCGAGGAGGGCCAGGCAGCCAGCCGGAGGCTGCACCAGAGCCTCGATGGCCGGGAGCTGGCCCTGCGCCGGGAGCTCTCCCAGCTGGGCAGCCGGCTGCAGGGCCTGAGCATAGCAGGCGGGGGCAGCTGCTGCGGCCACCTGGCAGTGATCAGTGCCCGTATGGATAGCCTTGAGAGGACCCTGCAGGCAGTCACTGAGACCCAAAGGGCCCCTGGAGGCCCGGCTGGGGATGAGCTCACACGACTCTCTGCCTCCATGCTCGAGGGAGGTGTGGACGGGCTACTCGAGGGCCTGGAGACATTCAATGGGACAGAGAGTGGAGTGAGGGGCTGCTGCCTGAGGATGGAAATGGAGGGCTGGGGGGTGGGCGGCTTCAGGACCATGCTGGAAGAGCGCATGCAGAGCCTGGAGGAGCGCCTGGCGACACTGGCTGGGGAGCTAAGCCAGGGCAGCGCTCCACCAGGCAGGTCAGCACGGCCCGTTGTGCAGACGGAGCTGGCCGTGCTGGAACAACGGCTGGTCTCGCTGGAGACCTCATGCATCCCCAGCACCACCTCAGCCATCCTGGACAACCTCGTGGCAGAGGTGAAGGGCTGGCAGAGCCGGAGCGAGGCCCTCCTACGCCAGGTGGCCAGCCATGCAGCTCTGCTCCAGCAGCTCAATGGCACCGTGGCCGAGGTCCAGGGGCAGCTGGCAGAAGGGACGGGCAGCTCACTCCAAGGTGAGATCACTCTGCTCAAGGTCAACCTGAACTCAGTGAGCAGGTCGCTCACgggcctcagtgactctgtcagCCAGTACTCTGATGCCTTCTCAGCCGCCAACACGTCCCTGGATGAGCGAGAACGCAAGGTGGAAGCCGAAGTCCACGCCATCCAGGAGGAGGTCAGCAGCCAAGGCTCCAGGCTCTGGGCTGGCCACAGGCAGGTCCTGAACCTGCGGGGTGAGCTGGAACAACTCAAGGCTGGCGTGGCCAAGGTGGCCGGCGGGCTCAGCCGCTGCCAGGACACAGCCCAGGAACTCCAGCACGCAGTGGGCCACTTTGACCAGCGGGTGGCACAAGTGGAGGGCGCCTGCAGGAGGCTGGGCGAGCTGGCGGCAGGCCTTGACAGCTGGCCCAGGGAGGGCCTGTGGGGCCACATGGACCAGCTGAATCGCACACTGGCCCAGCACACACAGGACATTGCCCGCCTCCGAGACGACCTGCTGGACTGCCGGGCCCAGCTGGCTGAGCAGGCACGGTCGGGGCGAGCCGACTAG